ACTGCTACTATAGAGTTTTCTTATTTGATGGTGTAAACTCGGCTTGTTCGAGAGGCTTCTCTATTGAGTTGTGTTCTTCGGTAATGTCTCTAGTTGTTTGTTTATAATATAATTGAAGACTTTTGTTACGTGTCTATAATCGAAGAGGTCGACATGACGACACGTGTACGACAGAAAGAAAAAAAAGAAAAAAGAAAAACGAATTTCCCTTCCCTGGATAGATATTTAAGGCTGTTCCCGCCCATCCCCCCCCTCCCTTGGTTGTTCTTCTCGGGTCTCAATGGCTTCGGCGTCTCACGTCCAAGAGTTGGCGGCGTTTCTGATACGCCACCACTCTCACCAGCTCCGCTCCATCGCTCTCTCCCCAGACCCCAAGCTCCATTACCCTCTCCACCTCAAGTAATCTCCATTTCCTCTCTCTCATTCTTAATCTCACCCAATTCTCACTCTCTAATCTCAGTTTCGCAGAGCTCATGGACGACGATCCTCGGCTCGCACAGCTCGTCTTCTCCCAACCCACCGAGTACTTGCGCCTTCTCGATGACGCCGCTCTTTGGGCTCATGTCAGTCTTTCACTTTTGGTCCAGAATTCCTTATAGTCTTGATTATTGATTTTGATTAGGGTTGATTTTCGCAGAGAGTTGTACTGGGAGATTCGCAAGGTCTGGGTAAAGGGGTCAAGAAGGAGTTCATTCATGTCCGGATTGATGTCAGCGGCTCACCACTCGAATGCCCCGGTTGGCTTTCTTTTTGAATTGTTTTCGTTTCGATTCGCTTTGCTGTTGATTTGGTTTGTATAAGTTGTTGTGTGTAATTGTAGAGACTTTTCCGAGCATTGGACGTGTGAGGGTGAAGCATCGTGGGATTCTGCTCACTCTTAAAGGGACGGTGATCCGGTCCGGGGCTATTAAGATGTATGAAGGGGAGAGGAAGTACATGTGCCAGAAATGCAAGAACGAGTGAGTGATTTTTTCACGCGATTACTGTGTTTGTGGGATGAAAGGAAATTTTCTTGATGTTCATGTGTTTAGATAAATGTGTTTAATAGATAAGGTGTTTGTAAATTGGTGCTTTCGCGTTCCGCTATACTAAATATTATTTTTACACAAGTAATTCCGCAGCTCAATGCTGTCATAAAATTCTGCATGCTATGGTATATTGAACCTTATTTAGAGTTATCATGCGATTTTGTGGAATTATCTGTGAATATGTATGAAAGTTTCATAATGAAACAACATGTGCATTATGTCTGTTTATAGTGGAATGACTTCCCTCTTTCTTTTTTTTTCTTGTTGGTTAACTATGCTCGTCTGCAGATTCCTCGTTTATCCTGAGCTGGAATCGAGAAACTCCATAAGACTACCTTCATATTGCCCCTCTCAGGTAATTGCCTATTCCACCCCTGATAGTCTAAATTTATTGCTATTTAATATTTATCATTTCCAAAAGTCCCATGACAAAAATGAAAAACTAGTTAACTAATCAACTATCAGATGAGGGCATCTGTGTGCATGTAAAATATGAAGAAGTCAGTACTCACTGTATCTGTTTTTTCAAAATAGTAAAATGGTTATCTATGTCTTTTATTGGATAGGGGAATGCTTTGCCTCTATGGCATAAGTGTTCGAAAGCGAAGAGGATACATTGCACCTCAGTTTTACAGTGTGACATCTTCTCTGTTGCATTGTATCTTATTTTCAGTATGGCTTTCTTTAGTAATCATGTATCTTTTGATAAAAGTGTGGTTTGAGAGTTTGGTATCTGATCTTATGTATATGACAGACTAAAGCCTGTGAAGGCACAAAATTCGCGCATTTGGAAGGTTCTATATCATGCCATGATTACCAGGAAATTAAAATCCAGGAGAGTACCCATGTCTTGGGTGTTGGGGCCATTCCACGCTCAATTCCTGTCATTCTAAAAGATGATCTTGTTGATATTGTTAAAGCTGGAGGTACCGCATTCTGAAATTTTGGATTAGTTCTACTTTGTCTCTGTTATTTTTTTATGTTGGTTTAGTTGCATGTAACAAACAGTAAGTTTTCACCCTTCAAACGCAAAGTTCTTGTTTTGGTAATAATTAGCATTAATTGCAGTGGGGTGTTGGACATAGCGCCACAAAAGTTCTTAAGCTTCCACTTCATAATCAAAGTTGCAGTACGTGTGATAGATATCTGTTGGGTCAAACTGGGAAACTCTGATTGGTATTTAGCAGTGAGAAATACCAAACAGATCCAGTCAAACAAAAATGTCAATAATTTTGGGCCTGTAGTTGAAATTGTAGTTAGTGGCTGCATGTACTTTTAACCTTAACCCTTGACCATAAACCCACATGCTTTAACTTTAAAACCAGTTGTTATCAGTAATTTTGCTGTAATAGTGGTTTAGACTTCTTCGACCAGTCCTTGCAACATGATACCATGTTAACTTGTGGCTGCACTTTTCCGTTGTATAGTTGTATTTCCTCAACTATCATTCATAGTTCTGCCGTAGCTGCATATTTCCACAACTTCCTTTTCCTGGTACAAGTGATTCTTAATATCACCAATTTTTCATTATGGTGGTCAAATTTACTGTAACTTAGTGTCAATGCAGATGACATTATTGTCTCTGGGATATTAACTGCAAAGTGGTCTCCAGACTTGAAAGATGTGCGATGTGACCTTGATCCTGTATTGGTCGCTAATTGCGTTAGGTAAGTTTAGTATATTGAACTTGCATCATTTACAGATTTAATAGTACTGAACGGAATGTAGGTATATATTTATTTATCTTGTAAGTTAATAACGCTTGTTATTGAGTTGCATATTTGTATACTTGAAAAGGATATCAATAAGTAGGAGAATAATAAAAGAAAAAAAAAGTTATACAAGTGAGGAGTTGAACAATGATTTGTGCTCCTTCCTGAAAGCAAAATGAGAATCATATCACTCAATATCAGGATAATGTAATCTAAGTAGATCTGATAATTCAAACGATGTTGCATTGCTAGTGAAAGTAATCCAATGTTTCAAATTATAAACAAGTGGAAGCAGAAACACTAAGATATTCTTGTTTGGAAATGTAAAATCTTGATATCTTTTGTGTGCCTTATTTTATACAATTTTTTCGTTTAATTTTTTATAGAGGAGTTGATTCCTTTCATATTTCATAACTAGGAGAACTAACGAGCTGAAGTCTGAAATTGATACACCCGATGATGTTATCGCAAAATTCAAGCAATTTTGGTCGGACTTCAAAGATACGCCTTTGAAAGGTAAATAATAGTCATTGTGTTGACTTTAGCATTGAAAAATGTATAGTATATAACTTTCATCTTTTCTTTTGGGAACTTATGTTATTTTGGCATATGATGCTCTGAGCCTGAGATTCCGATAAAATTCCATTTTGTTCTCTCGAGACTTGAACAGGGAGAAATGCCATCCTAAAAGGAATATGCCCACAAATCTTTGGACTGTTTACTGTAAAGCTTGCAGGTATTCTTCACAACTCCATTTTGTTATTTATCCATTTTATTTGGATCCAAAACAAAATTTTACAGAAGGAAGTGATATGTCTAAAGTGAATACATATTGTGTCTCAAAGTTGTTTACTTTATGTCTAAAAATTAATCTGTATGAAGTTCACATACATTTTCTTTTTTCATATTAGTTGCATTAACACTTATTGGAGGCGTGCAACATGTTGATGCTTCTGGAACAAAGGTTCGAGGAGAGTCTCATTTGCTTTTGGTTGGTGATCCAGGTTCTTTTCTTTGGTTGATTTATTTGTTTCACACTTCAGTTTCAGACTTCAATATTGACTTATCAAACCTTTTTTCTTTACATTACAAAGAACTTACTTTGTTGACAAAATTACTTAAACTCATACACACTAGCTTCAATATATATCAGTCTTTATGTGCACACAACTGATAATGCAAGCAGCCTGGAACCGTCTAATTACAGAGATGTTTCAGGATCACCACCAAACTTTGAGACATTCAACTAGAATCTTGGGCTATACACATACATGTAACCATTACTATTGAAACTCTCAGGCACTGGAAAATCTCAGTTCTTGAAGTTTGCTGCAAAGTTGAGCAACCGATCTGTTATTACAACTGGATTAGGTAGCACAAGTGCTGGATTAACTGTCACTGCAGTCAAGGATGGAGGTAAGCATTGGTTCCTCTTAGCTGAACCATTAAGTTGCACCTATGGAACCGGTTACTTTAAGATTGTTCTTCCATTATTACTATCTATATGATTCATTTATTATTTTTGTTTTGATGTTAGGTATGTATGTAAGTGTCTTTGATCCTTTTGGGACTTGTTTGGAAATCAATAGGATAGGAAGCATCAATGCTGGGTAATGCATATAATATAGTCAAATATTGCTGGAGCCCTTCTTTACAAGTAAACTATATTTTTGTCACATTTAGGGGAGTGGATGTTGGAAGCTGGAGCCCTGGTTTTGGCAGATGGAGGACTTTGTTGTATAGATGAGTTTGATAGGTATGCCGTTCAATTGTGTTATAGAATATTTCTAGCTTTGTCCTTTGGTTTCATGGAACGTTTCTTTCTATCTTTTTATTGTCTTGCATTCAATTTTGTGTATGATGTACACATGTGTATAATATGACCTTAATGTACCATATGACTATTTTCTTTTAATTAGAACTTCATGGTCACTAACTCACTATTATCTCTAGGCAATCATAGGCAATCATCTCTATCCACATCATATCACAGCTAAGTGAGCTTGTTCTGGCTTCTGGGGTTGGTTATTTCTGATAGATTCCACCCCATTTTAGAATAACAAACCCAAGAGAGAAAGGTGCTCTTATTGTTGGAATTATTATCATACAGTTGGGTGGAGCTGAAGAAGGGCTTATGTTAAAACTTTGTCAATCAAGAGTACAAAAGGCATGGAAAGAAAAATCAAAAGAAAAGAAGAAAGACAGATAATTTTTCACAAGACTTCAGGTGGCTTAGGTCTCTAAGAGAACTAAATGATGAGGAATAAGGATTTATTTAGATGATGTCAATTACTTTCAGAAAATGATTCGGTTAGACAAGCATTTGAAATTATGCTGATTCAAGTTGCGTAGTCTAAAAGATAATATTTTCCAAACTGAAGAATGAGTGGTCTTTATCGGAATTAATATGAGAAAATTTCTTTCATTGTGTCATTTTCTCTAAATTGGCTGTAGTGGTTTTTTACTTTCTAGTTTGAAACTAGCTATATTTATAGGTCTCTCCATGTGTATGTGTCTTCATTTGTTTTTTTAATTGGTTTCTTTGTATTATGTTTGTTTTCAAAGTAAATGTTTCATCCAATGTGTTTGTTTAATCCCATCAAATAAATTTGCATAGAGGCGAGTCTCTCATGAGGTGAAAGTCTGCTGTCTTTATTTCCTTTGGTATTGTTGAAACGGAAAGGTCTCCTTTTTAGTTATTGATGATGCTCTTTTGTGAGCTCTTTTATGATGGCAAGAACAGCTTGTTATCCCTAGTTGTGTATTTGAAAAAGTGTCAGGAAGTAATATATGATGTGAGTGAATTTCATTAGTATGCAGGACATAAGGTTATGGATGAGAAGTTTCCTTTTAGATTTTATTGTCTTAGTGTTGATGAGTATAGCTTTCAGACAACACCACTAGCCCCCAAATCTTATTCTGTTAGTGAATGGCCCAAGAACTTATTTCAAGTTAAAACCCTTCCTCATGTGGAGCCTCCCTCTTGCCTGAGGGAAACAAAGAAATGTACATAGGCAGAGACAGGTAGATGCACCCCACCCCCACATCATGCAAATCAACAAGGAAATGGGAACTGGACATTGGAGGTTTCAAAGTAACAACCTCACCCAAAATATTCTAATACCTTGTTAGAGAACACTCATAAGCTCTTAGGGATTAAACCAATAATGAATATCAAGCTAACCAAAATATAAAAAAAAGAAAAAAAAAATACTGTGTTCAGGAAGCTAATCTTAACTTTTCAATGGAGGGATAGGAAATTTCTACTGTTAGACACTTTATTTCTTTCTCCTTCATTCCCTTGATGCTTATTAGTGGAAATGGACCTTTGCATCTGTACTAAGCTCTTTTCAGCTACTGGGTTTAATTTTGTTACAATAAGAAGAGAGAGAGAGGATAGTGCAATTTTTCTTCTCAAGTTTTCTTTCAATTAGCATTGCCAAAACTCAAGATACTGGTTCAGATAATTGCATAATATATATTTAAGTTGGTTGTTTCCATTGAACTTTTTTCTTGCTTCTTGGTGTATAATGTCAAGCTAATTTAACTTGGACAGCATGAGAGAACATGATAGGGCAACCATACATGAAGCGATGGAGCAGCAGACTATAAGTGTTGCCAAGGTAACACCTTTTACTATAAGGAATGTCCCATAGAAGATTTTGAGCTAAATGTTGCCTGAATGCAACTTTTATTATGTTAAATAGCTGAAAATTTGGAACTAAACTTAGACGATGCTCAGCAAAAAGTTTCATAGGTAAAGAACGCAGACTTGGGTTTAGCATAAGTTTACTCTTAGGCAATCAGTAAGTTTCATAAACTAAATCTTAGCAGACCTCCATAGGCCTTGACCTTCTGAGGTTCTTTACTGTTCACCTGTTAATGATCATTTGATTACGCATTACATTGGCCTTGCCTTGGTAAAATTTCGGCGGCAATGTGAGGCAACAAATGATGAAGCTACGCTAGTTTATTCTCAACGACATCACCCATTTGTTTATCTATGTCTACAGCTTGATTTTACTTGTTTGTCTTAAAATTTCTGCAACATTTTCAAATACTATAAAACTAGGGAAAGTCCCAGTATCCCTAGATGTCCTACCAAGTACAAGCAATAATCACACCACGGATATGATTCTCATTTGTNNNNNNNNNNNNNNNNNNNNNNNNNNNNNNNNNNNNNNNNNNNNNNNNNNNNNNNNNNNNNNNNNNNNNNNNNNNNNNNNNNNNNNNNNNNNNNNNNNNNNNNNNNNNNNNNNNNNNNNNNNNNNNNNNNNNNNNNNNNNNNNNNNNNNNNNNNNNNNNNNNNNNNNNNNNNNNNNNNNNNNNNNNNNNNNNNNNNNNNNNNNNNNNCGAGGGCAGCTAGGGATAGAGGCTTAGCAGCCCATCTGTTAAAAAAACTCAAAGCTTAGAGCTTTGGTGCTTATACTACAACTGCTTGCCATTTAAGAATAATGGAAGAAAGATTATAATCCCTGAAAACCTTAGAACCAGAAGCCCATAAAGATGCCCAAACTCCCACAGGTTTTCCGTGTTTAGCCCGCCACAAGTTTCAAATAATCTTTATTTCTTTCCATCCACACCACCCAAACTACACCTAGTGCCCTGCAACCCCAAAGGATTCTGGCCTTTTTCCCTTTACCAAAAGCTGGAGGAATTTCTTTTCGCAATTCACTCTCTAATAGAGTCGTCCAGTCCACTCTTGCCTCCCTAAATAACCTTGATAAGAAATTAGTCACTTCACAGTGCACAAAGACATGATCAACACTTCCCCTTGAGCTTTGCACAAATTGAACCAGTGAGGAGAAAAACAACATCGTGGTCTTCTCCTTTGAAGAACATCACATGTATTCGTCTTCCCGTGTGCCACAAGCCATCCCAAAATCTTCACCTTAGTAGGGGCCTTTAAGTTCCAAATATACTTTGCTGAAGCAAAGATTGGATCTAACCCACCACTAATTAAGAAGCTATGGAATGATTTACAAGAGAATTACCAGCAGACTCAAGATTCCATAGCCTTTACTTTCCAGAAAAGTTCCACTCTACATAATCATATGCTCTCTCAAATTCAATTTTGACCACCAGCCCCTCTTGCTTCCTCTTCCTTGTCCCAACCACTTCATTAGCCACCAAAACTGCATCTAATATTTGTCTCCCTTTTATGAAAGCACCTGGAACACCAGAAATGGTGTCACTTAAAACCTCTTTCAATCTTCAGGATAACACTTCTGCAATAATTATATTCAAGCTTGTTAACAAGCTGATAGGTCTGTAGTCCCCCACTTTTTTTGCCTTCTTTGGTATAAGGCAGATGTATGTATCATTCGTCACCTTATTCACCACTCCATTTGTGTGAAATTCAGCCAGAACATCTACTACCTCTCTTTTGACAACTTCCCAATTTCTTTGTAAAGCTGCAAAACAAAACCTGTCTTGATCCGGAGATTTATCTTTGTCACACTCAAACACTTTTAATTTCTTCTTCTTCTTCTTCTTCTTCAAATGGTCTCTCCAGCCATCTTGCCTTTTTGGCTGGTTTCCTCTTTAATTGAATAAAGATTCTCGTAAAAGCAGATGATCTCTTTGTCTATCAGAGCTTCTTCGTCATCTATAGTGCCATTACTTAACTCCAGCCTTGTAAAAGCGGATGATTCCCATTTGTCATATAAGTGGCACCTATTTCATTTTCTTTTATCAACATACATTTGAGAATTAATACATATGAGGTAAGAAAAAGTAGGATGCAGTTAATTTTAAATTGCTAAAAAATAGATGTTACATGCATTACTGAACTTTGATTTCCCTT
The window above is part of the Fragaria vesca subsp. vesca linkage group LG2, FraVesHawaii_1.0, whole genome shotgun sequence genome. Proteins encoded here:
- the LOC101303192 gene encoding DNA helicase MCM9-like; amino-acid sequence: MASASHVQELAAFLIRHHSHQLRSIALSPDPKLHYPLHLNFAELMDDDPRLAQLVFSQPTEYLRLLDDAALWAHRVVLGDSQGLGKGVKKEFIHVRIDVSGSPLECPETFPSIGRVRVKHRGILLTLKGTVIRSGAIKMYEGERKYMCQKCKNEFLVYPELESRNSIRLPSYCPSQTKACEGTKFAHLEGSISCHDYQEIKIQESTHVLGVGAIPRSIPVILKDDLVDIVKAGDDIIVSGILTAKWSPDLKDVRCDLDPVLVANCVRRTNELKSEIDTPDDVIAKFKQFWSDFKDTPLKGRNAILKGICPQIFGLFTVKLAVALTLIGGVQHVDASGTKVRGESHLLLVGDPGTGKSQFLKFAAKLSNRSVITTGLGSTSAGLTVTAVKDGGEWMLEAGALVLADGGLCCIDEFDSMREHDRATIHEAMEQQTISVAKAGLVTTLSTKTIVFGATNPKGQYDPDQSLSVNTALSGPLLSRFDIVLVLLDTKNPEWDGVVSSHILSEGEPDKGKNDENLADIWPFPMLRRYIHYVKGYIKPVLTKEAEIVISSYYQLQRRSATDNAARTTVRMLESLIRLAQAHARLMFRNEVTRLDAITAILCIESSMTTSAIVDSLGNALHSNFTENPDMECILFQPRHKICILGDALMQSFSYVDLLTTHQIDAKQEKLILEKLSSFDKF